One stretch of Paenibacillus sp. AN1007 DNA includes these proteins:
- a CDS encoding tetratricopeptide repeat protein, translated as MKGKLVRTEGHLANIIPIHLDASFFFERAVRSLDRNHVDKALKYFRKAVEYEPDNPVNHCNMAGILSEKGDYEASNAILANVLDVVDPSMTECYFYMANNYANMDRFEEAERALVTYLEEDTQGQFMTEAEEMMELLYYELDRPAKINRIKSRKGVVEHDQARELLEEGKFAQAAELLEGMSPDYPDYFAARNNLALAYYYMGLFSKAKETIAEVLEQEPGNLHALCNLAIFYQNENRTDQVLLLIKKLRVIVPYQHEQVYKLATTMGILGQHDAAYVHFRRLLKNEETAADPALAHYAAVAAYNTERYDIAKRLWHHVNKLDPGSEVSRYYLNGLEAVLQGSQEPNMLSYHYHLPFDEQFKQWEDYGSGIPEEMKNDPLIRSSFFWALRHGDQATKLQVIHALGMIGDYEVQQALQSFIEEPDEEPALVKAAEDVLSNLRMAEPHGQEAKVSRPFSGETLHSISTVKKADRSGSQSKTGASPHWQVVVDRALQMSEAKAELQQEMERLWADYVSRVHLELSGSKQIEGWAAGLEYLASKNHSRPVTYQSIAERYGISAATVSKYARQLNQICGMTPPKG; from the coding sequence ATGAAGGGCAAGCTAGTGCGGACCGAGGGTCACCTTGCCAATATTATACCGATTCACTTGGATGCTTCTTTCTTTTTTGAAAGAGCTGTCCGCTCGCTGGACCGTAATCATGTCGACAAGGCATTGAAATATTTTCGCAAAGCTGTTGAATACGAGCCGGACAATCCGGTGAATCATTGTAATATGGCGGGTATATTATCAGAGAAGGGGGACTACGAGGCCTCCAACGCTATTTTGGCCAACGTGCTGGATGTGGTCGACCCGTCCATGACCGAATGTTATTTCTATATGGCAAACAACTACGCCAATATGGATCGTTTTGAGGAAGCTGAGCGTGCGCTGGTGACTTACCTGGAGGAAGATACGCAGGGCCAGTTTATGACTGAAGCCGAAGAAATGATGGAACTTCTATATTATGAGCTGGATCGCCCGGCTAAAATAAATCGAATCAAGTCACGCAAAGGTGTCGTGGAGCATGATCAGGCACGTGAACTGCTCGAAGAGGGCAAGTTTGCCCAGGCTGCAGAGCTGCTTGAAGGCATGTCACCCGATTATCCTGATTATTTTGCCGCCCGTAACAATCTGGCTCTTGCTTATTATTATATGGGGCTGTTCTCCAAAGCAAAAGAAACCATCGCCGAAGTACTTGAACAGGAACCAGGCAATCTGCATGCACTCTGTAATCTGGCCATCTTCTATCAGAATGAGAATCGGACAGATCAGGTACTGCTGCTGATCAAAAAATTGCGTGTGATCGTGCCGTATCAGCATGAACAGGTATACAAGCTGGCTACGACGATGGGGATTCTGGGCCAGCATGACGCGGCATATGTTCATTTCCGCAGGCTTCTCAAGAATGAAGAAACGGCGGCTGATCCGGCCCTTGCGCATTATGCTGCAGTGGCGGCGTACAATACAGAACGTTATGACATTGCGAAGCGGCTGTGGCATCATGTAAACAAACTTGACCCTGGCTCAGAGGTGTCTCGTTATTATCTGAATGGTCTCGAGGCGGTGCTTCAAGGCTCACAGGAGCCAAATATGCTGAGTTATCACTATCATCTGCCTTTTGATGAGCAGTTCAAGCAGTGGGAGGACTACGGCAGCGGTATTCCGGAAGAGATGAAAAATGATCCGTTGATTCGTTCGTCGTTTTTCTGGGCGCTGCGGCACGGGGATCAGGCAACCAAACTGCAGGTTATACATGCGCTTGGAATGATCGGAGATTACGAGGTGCAGCAGGCACTGCAGTCATTTATTGAAGAGCCTGATGAAGAGCCAGCCCTTGTTAAGGCTGCAGAGGATGTCTTAAGTAATCTGCGAATGGCGGAGCCTCATGGACAGGAAGCTAAAGTGTCCAGACCTTTTTCCGGTGAAACTCTTCACTCTATAAGTACAGTGAAAAAAGCAGATCGTTCAGGGAGTCAGTCAAAAACGGGAGCCTCGCCCCACTGGCAGGTTGTCGTTGACCGGGCGCTTCAGATGTCTGAGGCCAAAGCCGAACTGCAGCAGGAAATGGAACGGCTCTGGGCAGACTATGTCTCGAGAGTTCATCTGGAGTTGTCCGGGTCAAAACAGATCGAAGGATGGGCCGCAGGACTGGAGTATCTGGCTTCGAAAAATCACAGCCGGCCTGTTACGTATCAAAGCATTGCCGAACGTTACGGCATATCTGCAGCAACCGTCAGCAAGTATGCGAGACAGCTTAATCAGATATGCGGCATGACCCCGCCAAAAGGGTAA
- a CDS encoding TIM barrel protein — protein sequence MQGIDKGEYSFSTCWNIRRHPVGENMIREIKDLGFHRVELNYNVTKEMLTTIEPMIERGEIGVSSVHNTFPHDPDPDYGTDSVLLGFEDEVKRKRAIDLLVGSAEYAHRYGGEAVVVHPGEVPFPHDISKDLEKLYREEGTDSPQYRSKWAELMERREALSAGYIEKIIVSLDEVCNRSVSKGLNVRFGIETRSRPQQIPTLAEAKTIIQALKGAPVGIWYDTGHAIMMDRLGLYDSVGEMQGLMDDIVGVHIHETLGLSDHWCPYVHSKDMHFYDAYLPMIRKAQVKVYELKSACEPDAIHESHHLLMQKLDALEA from the coding sequence ATGCAGGGAATTGACAAGGGAGAATACTCATTCTCGACATGCTGGAATATCAGGAGGCATCCTGTTGGTGAGAACATGATTCGAGAGATCAAAGATCTCGGATTTCACCGGGTGGAACTTAACTATAATGTAACGAAGGAGATGCTCACTACCATTGAGCCGATGATCGAGCGAGGAGAGATTGGGGTGTCCAGTGTACACAATACCTTCCCTCATGATCCTGATCCTGACTATGGAACGGATTCCGTGCTGCTCGGTTTCGAGGATGAAGTGAAGCGTAAGCGAGCCATTGATCTGCTGGTTGGATCGGCAGAATATGCACATCGTTATGGAGGGGAAGCTGTCGTGGTGCACCCTGGTGAGGTGCCTTTCCCTCATGACATCAGCAAGGACCTGGAGAAGCTGTACAGGGAAGAAGGGACAGATTCGCCGCAATATCGCAGCAAATGGGCGGAATTGATGGAACGGCGCGAAGCCTTGAGTGCAGGATATATCGAGAAAATAATCGTCAGTCTGGATGAGGTCTGTAATCGGTCAGTATCCAAAGGATTAAACGTCCGTTTCGGAATTGAGACCCGCTCAAGACCCCAGCAAATCCCTACTCTGGCCGAAGCGAAAACAATCATTCAGGCTCTCAAAGGTGCTCCAGTTGGCATCTGGTATGATACAGGTCATGCAATCATGATGGATCGATTAGGGCTGTATGACAGTGTGGGTGAGATGCAGGGGTTAATGGATGATATCGTTGGTGTTCATATTCATGAAACGCTGGGATTATCCGATCACTGGTGCCCGTATGTTCACAGTAAGGATATGCACTTCTATGATGCATACCTTCCGATGATCCGCAAGGCACAGGTGAAGGTATATGAATTGAAATCAGCATGTGAGCCGGATGCCATTCACGAAAGTCATCATCTGCTGATGCAGAAGCTCGATGCATTAGAAGCATAG
- a CDS encoding carbohydrate ABC transporter permease, translating into MSDRTSNRIFDIINITFITLFVIFCLAPFLHTIAISMSSNRAITSGEVTIFPKEFTWDAYGQVFSDSSMIYSLGFTTILTIITTFCCMLFTIAAAYPLTKKKLKGRKLFMYIIIITMFFSGGIIPEYLLIRDLHLLNSVWALILPGLVSPFNLIILISFFRGIPDSLEESAEIDGSSHVHTLFKIILPLSLPVLATLALFYAVGRWNGFQDSLMYITDPKLYPLQLKLYQMVQNNMVSELTLMEGASRTRLTPESLKAATVVFATVPILLVYPWLQKYFVSGAMQGAVKG; encoded by the coding sequence ATGAGTGACCGCACCTCGAACCGGATTTTCGATATTATTAATATCACCTTTATTACTTTGTTTGTTATATTCTGTCTTGCTCCGTTTCTGCACACCATTGCCATATCGATGAGTTCGAACCGGGCCATTACATCAGGTGAAGTAACGATCTTTCCAAAAGAGTTCACCTGGGATGCATATGGTCAAGTATTTTCAGATAGTTCCATGATTTATTCCCTAGGATTTACAACGATCCTTACAATTATAACCACTTTCTGCTGTATGTTGTTTACCATTGCTGCAGCATACCCGTTGACAAAGAAAAAATTAAAAGGCCGCAAGCTGTTTATGTACATCATTATCATCACGATGTTCTTCAGTGGTGGTATCATTCCTGAGTATTTGTTGATTCGTGACCTTCATTTGCTGAACTCGGTATGGGCGTTGATTCTACCCGGGCTGGTGAGTCCGTTTAACCTGATCATCCTGATCTCTTTCTTCCGCGGAATACCGGATAGTCTGGAAGAGTCTGCCGAGATTGACGGAAGTTCTCATGTGCATACACTCTTTAAAATTATTTTGCCACTGTCCTTGCCTGTCCTTGCTACCTTGGCTCTGTTTTATGCGGTTGGACGCTGGAATGGCTTCCAGGATTCATTGATGTACATTACCGATCCGAAATTATATCCTCTGCAGCTGAAGCTGTATCAGATGGTGCAGAACAACATGGTAAGTGAGCTCACATTGATGGAGGGTGCAAGTCGTACAAGGTTAACACCAGAGAGCCTCAAGGCGGCTACGGTTGTTTTCGCAACAGTACCGATCCTGCTCGTGTATCCATGGCTGCAAAAGTATTTTGTTAGCGGCGCAATGCAGGGAGCAGTTAAAGGTTAA
- a CDS encoding ABC transporter permease subunit, with translation MTTYLKRYWQLYALISLPLIYFIIFRYGPMYGVQIAFKDFNLFQGINGSEWIGFDAFREVFAMPDFYTTLRNTFMLNFLDLIVSFPAPIILAIMLYEVRFKWFKKISQTILYIPHFISWVIIGGIVYQLFGNQSGMVNGILESMGLNSIPFLTEKNPWLVTYLFTGVWQSAGWGTILYLAALTGVNKELFEAAEIDGATRLKRIWHITLPSIKPTIVTLLILNLGNMVSIGFDRPFVIGNTAVREYSDVLSTFVYRMGIQSGQYTLATVVGLFQAVVGLIFVLGSNYISKKTTGEGIL, from the coding sequence ATGACCACATACTTGAAGAGATACTGGCAGCTGTATGCGTTAATTTCATTGCCTCTGATTTACTTTATCATTTTCCGTTATGGACCGATGTATGGTGTGCAGATCGCGTTTAAAGACTTCAACTTGTTTCAAGGGATTAACGGTAGTGAGTGGATCGGTTTCGATGCTTTTCGCGAGGTATTCGCAATGCCGGATTTCTACACTACATTACGCAATACGTTTATGCTGAATTTTCTTGATCTGATCGTTTCATTCCCTGCTCCAATTATTCTGGCTATTATGCTCTATGAGGTAAGGTTCAAATGGTTTAAGAAAATTTCACAAACTATTCTGTACATTCCTCACTTTATCTCCTGGGTTATCATCGGGGGGATTGTATACCAACTATTTGGAAATCAATCCGGTATGGTCAACGGTATACTGGAGAGCATGGGCCTGAATTCAATTCCATTTTTGACTGAAAAGAACCCTTGGCTTGTTACCTACCTGTTCACAGGTGTGTGGCAAAGTGCTGGGTGGGGAACCATTCTTTATCTGGCTGCATTAACGGGTGTGAACAAGGAATTGTTCGAAGCAGCAGAGATTGATGGTGCAACGCGGCTGAAGAGAATTTGGCATATTACACTGCCAAGTATTAAACCAACCATTGTAACACTGCTTATTCTTAACCTTGGAAATATGGTCAGCATCGGTTTTGACCGGCCTTTCGTTATTGGTAATACGGCTGTTCGCGAATATTCCGATGTACTTAGTACCTTCGTATATAGAATGGGTATACAATCCGGACAGTATACACTTGCAACGGTTGTAGGCTTATTCCAGGCGGTTGTTGGATTGATCTTTGTCCTCGGTTCCAACTATATCTCGAAGAAAACGACAGGAGAAGGTATCCTTTAA
- a CDS encoding extracellular solute-binding protein codes for MNRMTRKGSLKKLMGLALTAVMGVSLLAGCGSSENKSAEGGAAGDGKRVTLKVELFDRGKTPSQYTISNNFISQMIQKNFGDPNNIDVQFVPVQRSEEVTKLNVLMASASDVPDIVFVYDSSVFYRYAQQGGLTDVGDLINQYGPNLKKFLGEDTLKFGQVEGQQFAIPGKRAITARYSSFIRQDWLDKLGMPAPKTTDELYATLKAFKEKDPGQMGSQNIPMGMGLAPASYEPLIYSFIKPIAGDKTYAQRYELPLHEGFKESMQFLNKLYNEGLISKDFSLDKDKTQLNKDIANGNVGFFSEDVDSIFWPDGSYELLKKNKPDSNLAPLDAYTNANADGKHIKSRYGSNGMYIMIPKSSERAAEAIKYLDWMASDKNLTDIYDGVEGENYDLVDGIPVAKADATQEAKDRLFNAGDTAIISNGKNLGDQAMNEKAWIMGFPPANQEILKKALEVANTDTVGPIVFSKPIQAEMKYSTALTDKLDVIIVKTAMAKPEEFDAVYEKEMADYMSLGGSELKKELEAAEQ; via the coding sequence ATGAACAGAATGACAAGAAAAGGGAGTCTAAAGAAGTTAATGGGTTTGGCACTTACAGCAGTAATGGGTGTCTCACTACTTGCGGGGTGCGGATCTTCAGAGAACAAATCAGCAGAAGGCGGAGCAGCTGGTGATGGAAAACGCGTCACATTAAAGGTGGAGCTTTTCGACCGTGGTAAAACACCTTCTCAGTACACGATCTCCAACAACTTTATCTCTCAAATGATTCAAAAGAACTTTGGTGACCCGAACAACATTGACGTACAATTCGTACCTGTTCAACGTTCTGAGGAAGTAACCAAGCTGAACGTTCTTATGGCTAGTGCTTCGGACGTTCCGGATATTGTCTTCGTTTATGACTCCAGCGTGTTCTACCGCTATGCACAGCAGGGCGGCTTGACAGATGTAGGTGATCTGATTAATCAGTATGGACCGAATCTGAAAAAGTTTTTGGGCGAAGATACATTAAAGTTCGGTCAAGTGGAAGGACAGCAGTTTGCTATTCCGGGTAAACGTGCGATTACCGCTCGTTACAGTTCCTTCATTCGTCAAGATTGGTTGGATAAACTGGGAATGCCAGCACCTAAAACAACAGATGAGTTGTATGCGACACTGAAAGCATTCAAAGAAAAAGATCCTGGCCAAATGGGAAGCCAAAACATCCCTATGGGTATGGGACTGGCTCCAGCTTCTTATGAGCCGTTGATTTATTCTTTCATTAAGCCAATTGCTGGAGACAAGACATATGCTCAACGCTATGAGCTGCCTCTGCATGAAGGATTCAAAGAGTCCATGCAATTCCTGAACAAGCTGTACAACGAAGGTCTGATCAGCAAGGATTTCAGCTTGGATAAAGATAAAACCCAGTTAAATAAAGACATTGCAAATGGAAATGTTGGTTTCTTCTCTGAAGATGTTGACTCCATTTTCTGGCCGGATGGATCTTATGAATTGTTGAAAAAGAACAAACCGGACAGCAACTTGGCTCCACTGGATGCATACACCAATGCTAATGCGGATGGAAAACACATCAAATCCCGTTATGGATCAAATGGGATGTACATCATGATTCCGAAGAGCAGTGAACGTGCAGCAGAAGCGATTAAATATCTGGATTGGATGGCATCTGACAAAAACCTCACTGACATCTACGATGGTGTAGAAGGCGAGAACTATGATCTGGTAGATGGTATTCCAGTAGCTAAAGCAGACGCTACTCAAGAAGCAAAAGATCGTCTGTTCAATGCAGGGGATACAGCGATTATTTCCAATGGTAAAAACCTTGGTGATCAAGCAATGAACGAAAAAGCATGGATCATGGGATTCCCGCCAGCGAACCAGGAAATTTTGAAAAAAGCTCTTGAAGTCGCAAATACAGATACGGTTGGACCAATTGTCTTCAGCAAGCCGATTCAAGCAGAGATGAAGTACAGCACAGCACTGACAGACAAATTGGACGTTATTATCGTAAAAACAGCAATGGCAAAACCTGAAGAATTTGATGCCGTATACGAAAAAGAAATGGCTGACTACATGTCCTTGGGCGGATCAGAGCTGAAGAAAGAACTGGAAGCTGCTGAACAATAA
- a CDS encoding helix-turn-helix domain-containing protein: protein MSRTWYYRLLFSYFPIFFFTMTILIFIAFVFINDISREETRKADRISSSYLATTLDHTIRDIELAVTEKVQYEPAYRLYFNNNNPNNSDTVYTIAQNLREMINSSSWIQSIYLYDKQNERVITVSGSREVESFGDKAWIDRILSGSTGQGWQPVREIEWDDVQRTPVQVLTVNKEMPLPFGSEGVLVINIKMSSIKQSVDSMVNGKLSFLTITDQEGRVIYDAHSDRESAAEGTKLNELTLERFGWTLSSGIKAGNLFGWVSVVSYVWVFIAVLTVICAIIYIVYVTRRNYKPIQIIMNRIESQQIRAFEQSGARMDEMKMIDGVLENLINHMMDYDKKSRENVLMQRSKLFSALLHGEHVDNAAGQLYEVSPFDGAHEASRFIVVVGDINRYEKGFQEKFTRGEQNTLKFALMNVLQELSRDTEVQCWTEWISADRIAILFFSKEDGQQGQDLSKQIRLVAEECKSWVEQNLRISLSFGIGPVAEGIGAIHQSFTAAEAVMQRKLLMNGDVGEAEASEMQHPLLETYTYLQMIADFVKRFRMSSGQWREQLEDIFKEFERNKLPDDEIRSLIQAMLQMLSREVSMMSEGLQKELSEENINNWLHAMEEAESLEDVKVLLFDSLTDLFRTYVAVTETKSYKAMVNEMKNYIEEQFMNPDLSLKHLSDRFQISGKHASYLFKTEFNMKFVDFVTELRMKETEKLLLNTDHSLQDIALKVGYANGITLGRVFKRVTGITPGDYRRMKRDQKAAEE from the coding sequence TTGTCGCGCACCTGGTATTATCGGCTGCTCTTTTCGTACTTCCCTATATTTTTCTTTACAATGACCATACTCATTTTTATTGCTTTTGTTTTTATTAATGATATCTCCAGGGAAGAAACCCGGAAGGCTGATCGGATATCTTCCAGTTATCTTGCCACTACGCTGGATCATACAATACGTGACATTGAACTGGCTGTGACAGAAAAAGTACAGTACGAGCCGGCGTACAGGCTGTATTTTAACAATAACAATCCGAATAATTCGGACACGGTTTATACTATTGCACAAAATTTGCGTGAGATGATTAACTCTTCTTCCTGGATTCAGTCCATATATCTCTATGACAAGCAGAACGAGCGTGTTATAACGGTAAGCGGCTCCAGAGAAGTGGAGAGTTTTGGAGATAAGGCATGGATTGATCGGATTCTAAGTGGTTCTACAGGTCAGGGCTGGCAGCCTGTTCGGGAGATTGAATGGGATGATGTGCAGAGGACACCTGTGCAGGTGTTGACGGTAAATAAAGAAATGCCACTGCCTTTTGGCTCAGAGGGTGTATTGGTCATCAATATCAAGATGAGCAGTATCAAGCAGAGTGTGGACAGCATGGTCAATGGGAAACTCTCTTTCCTGACGATAACCGATCAGGAGGGCAGGGTCATCTATGATGCCCATTCGGATCGGGAGAGTGCTGCCGAAGGTACCAAGTTAAATGAATTAACTTTGGAGAGATTTGGTTGGACTCTGAGCAGTGGGATCAAAGCTGGGAATCTGTTTGGCTGGGTATCTGTCGTTTCGTATGTGTGGGTGTTCATTGCGGTCTTGACCGTGATTTGCGCAATCATCTATATCGTGTATGTGACCCGGCGTAACTACAAGCCGATCCAGATCATTATGAACCGGATTGAATCTCAACAAATTCGCGCATTTGAGCAATCCGGTGCACGTATGGATGAGATGAAGATGATCGATGGCGTGCTTGAAAACCTGATTAATCATATGATGGATTATGATAAAAAGAGCCGGGAAAACGTGCTGATGCAGCGAAGTAAACTATTTAGCGCGCTGCTGCATGGTGAGCACGTAGACAATGCTGCTGGGCAGCTGTATGAGGTGTCCCCATTTGATGGGGCTCATGAAGCTTCTCGTTTTATCGTGGTTGTCGGGGATATTAACCGTTATGAAAAAGGATTTCAGGAGAAATTCACCAGAGGTGAGCAAAATACACTGAAATTCGCTCTGATGAATGTATTACAGGAGCTGTCCCGGGATACGGAGGTACAGTGCTGGACGGAGTGGATCAGTGCTGATCGTATTGCTATTCTGTTCTTTTCAAAAGAAGATGGGCAGCAGGGCCAGGACTTGTCCAAGCAAATTCGGCTTGTCGCTGAGGAATGTAAATCCTGGGTAGAGCAGAATCTCCGAATTTCCCTCAGCTTTGGTATTGGACCTGTTGCTGAAGGGATTGGAGCAATTCATCAATCGTTTACCGCGGCTGAAGCGGTGATGCAGCGTAAATTGCTGATGAACGGTGATGTGGGTGAAGCAGAGGCAAGCGAGATGCAGCATCCTCTGCTGGAGACCTACACCTATTTGCAGATGATTGCGGACTTTGTTAAGCGTTTCAGGATGTCGAGCGGACAGTGGAGAGAGCAGCTGGAGGATATCTTCAAAGAATTCGAGCGAAACAAACTGCCGGATGATGAAATTCGATCCCTGATTCAAGCCATGCTCCAGATGCTCAGCCGGGAAGTTTCCATGATGTCGGAAGGATTGCAAAAAGAACTGTCAGAGGAAAACATCAATAATTGGCTGCATGCCATGGAAGAAGCAGAGTCTTTAGAAGATGTGAAGGTGCTGTTGTTTGACAGTCTGACGGATCTCTTCCGCACATACGTGGCGGTTACTGAAACGAAGAGCTACAAAGCAATGGTTAATGAAATGAAAAATTATATTGAGGAGCAGTTCATGAACCCGGATCTGTCGCTAAAACATCTGAGTGACCGTTTTCAAATTTCCGGTAAACATGCCAGTTATCTGTTCAAGACTGAATTCAACATGAAGTTTGTTGACTTTGTGACTGAACTGAGGATGAAAGAAACGGAGAAGCTTCTCCTCAATACAGATCATTCCTTGCAGGATATAGCACTGAAGGTGGGCTATGCGAATGGCATCACATTAGGACGGGTATTCAAACGGGTGACAGGCATTACACCCGGAGACTATCGCCGGATGAAAAGAGATCAAAAAGCAGCAGAGGAGTAA
- a CDS encoding ribose-phosphate pyrophosphokinase, producing MQHSLRIFSGSSNPKLAEQVCDKLGVQLGKIKLSRFKSGEIYVHYEETIRNCDVFLIQSLSHPINELFVELLVMIDAAKRASARTVNIIVPYYGYARQERKSAPREPISAKMVADVLTTAGASRVVTIDLHAAAIQGFFNIPVDHMTSLDLISEYLLSKGIQNPVVVSPDAGRASMAEKLANRLDSPFAIMIKKRPSHNESIITHVIGDVEGRTPIIIEDLIDTGSTIVNVVEGLKERGAENAYVCATHGLFSDGAVSKLNHPSITEVVVTDSIALPEDHPECFKVLPVAPMLSRAIRIIVDGGSMATLFKDSGI from the coding sequence ATGCAGCATTCGTTACGTATTTTTTCCGGTTCATCTAACCCTAAGCTTGCAGAGCAGGTATGCGACAAGCTGGGCGTACAACTGGGCAAGATTAAACTGTCCCGGTTCAAGAGCGGAGAAATATACGTCCATTACGAAGAAACGATCCGCAATTGTGATGTGTTTCTAATACAGTCGTTGTCTCATCCCATTAATGAGCTGTTTGTTGAGCTGCTTGTCATGATTGATGCGGCAAAAAGAGCATCGGCACGCACGGTGAACATTATTGTCCCGTATTACGGGTATGCTCGTCAGGAGCGGAAATCTGCTCCGCGTGAGCCAATCTCGGCCAAGATGGTGGCAGATGTATTAACGACAGCTGGAGCAAGCCGGGTGGTTACGATTGATCTGCATGCTGCAGCTATCCAGGGCTTCTTTAACATTCCGGTAGATCATATGACATCACTAGACTTGATCAGTGAATACCTGCTCAGCAAAGGAATCCAAAATCCAGTCGTGGTTTCTCCTGATGCAGGACGAGCATCGATGGCGGAGAAGCTGGCGAACCGTCTGGATTCACCTTTTGCAATCATGATTAAAAAACGCCCAAGTCATAATGAATCCATCATTACGCATGTGATCGGTGATGTTGAGGGGCGAACACCGATTATTATCGAGGATCTGATTGATACCGGGTCAACCATTGTGAATGTAGTTGAAGGTCTGAAAGAGCGAGGTGCAGAGAACGCGTATGTTTGCGCAACTCACGGCTTGTTCTCGGATGGGGCGGTCAGCAAACTGAATCATCCATCGATTACTGAGGTTGTGGTGACAGATTCGATTGCACTGCCAGAGGATCACCCGGAATGTTTTAAAGTACTGCCTGTTGCACCAATGCTGTCACGAGCCATACGCATCATAGTCGACGGCGGCTCTATGGCTACACTGTTTAAGGATTCAGGTATCTAA
- the hisJ gene encoding histidinol-phosphatase HisJ — protein sequence MRIDYHTHHERCGHAVGKLEEYVQRGIAIGLSQIGLSDHMPLLHVDPAEYYPEMAMPMDELPRYVEECFSLKERYRGQIDVRVGLEGDYIEGFESEIRSIIERYPWDYVIGSVHFLGEWDITDFRQTHHWEGKDILEVYRQYYDAVSKSAASGLYDIIGHSDVIKRFGYVPPLEQTEERIALEDAALQAVAKSGCAMELNASGLSKPCAEMFPSRRMLTEAIRLGVPLTMGSDAHDPMKLGDNLPEAEKLLHELGCEQVAVFESRQRSFIPLNAANSGV from the coding sequence ATGCGCATAGACTACCATACTCATCATGAACGCTGCGGACATGCGGTGGGCAAGCTGGAAGAATACGTGCAGCGCGGAATCGCTATCGGTCTGTCCCAGATTGGATTGTCTGATCATATGCCGCTCCTGCATGTGGATCCGGCTGAATACTATCCCGAGATGGCTATGCCTATGGATGAGCTGCCGCGATATGTTGAGGAGTGTTTCTCTCTGAAGGAACGATACCGTGGGCAGATTGATGTCCGTGTTGGTCTTGAAGGTGATTATATCGAAGGCTTTGAATCAGAGATTCGTTCGATCATTGAACGTTATCCATGGGATTATGTCATTGGCTCCGTTCATTTTCTGGGTGAATGGGATATTACCGATTTCCGTCAGACTCACCATTGGGAAGGCAAAGATATCCTTGAGGTATACCGACAATATTATGATGCTGTGAGCAAATCGGCTGCTTCTGGTCTGTATGATATTATAGGACATTCGGATGTCATCAAAAGGTTTGGTTATGTACCGCCGCTTGAGCAGACCGAGGAACGCATTGCACTGGAGGATGCGGCTCTGCAAGCTGTGGCCAAAAGCGGCTGTGCTATGGAACTGAATGCCTCAGGCTTGTCCAAGCCATGTGCGGAGATGTTCCCAAGCCGGAGAATGCTGACCGAAGCAATTCGATTGGGTGTTCCTCTTACGATGGGATCGGATGCACATGACCCAATGAAGCTGGGCGATAATCTGCCTGAAGCGGAGAAACTTTTACATGAACTTGGATGTGAGCAAGTTGCTGTTTTTGAAAGCCGCCAGCGTTCGTTCATTCCTTTAAATGCAGCCAACAGTGGAGTATAA